The sequence CAGATAAGGATATTTTTGCGCCAAGGTCACACACGTATCTGTAAAAGCGACTGACAGGCAAGCCATCACACTAATGCATCAGCTTGAAGCTTACAATACAGATTTATCATGTTTTGGGCAGCTTGGATCATGTACTTTTCCTGCAGGAGCTCATTCTGTTTCCTCCACTATTTGTAGATGCATTTTGTGACCAGCTGAAGTTGTACGTGCACTGTGAGCAGACCTGACTAATGGATAATGAGAATCGTTGTCGATGATtttcattattgataataatcagaaatgtatcAGAGACTGGTTTATATGATTTCAGGAAAATAAACCATTTTCAAGAATCAAGAAAGGTTTCAATTGAATGACTAAATgtgtcctgtggcaaaacatcGAATAAAAAAGTagtagtacatttttttttttaaagaaattcaagcTTTTATTCAGACAAATACGCACTAAACTGAGCAAAAGTGAAGacttttgaaaaagcattttaaaattcattaaaaatatatatatttcaaataaatgctttttaaactttctattcatcgaagaatactgaaaaaatattggacagcacaaccattttgaatattgataatgagaaatgtttcttgagcagcaaatcgtgtttttctgatttctgaagatcatgtgacgctgaagactattttacattgtaataatatttcacaatatacctGTATGTAGTGTATTTTTGATTTTACAGAAACGCAGCTTtagtgagaataagagacttccttcaaaaacacaAAAGCTTAGTGTAAATGCGAGTGGACACCTCTTTAatcattcttttaaaaatataccTTCTAGTTTATacaaattatgatttattaattCAGAAGAGCTATTCATAAAGAGCTACCCAGCGTTGTCATCAAATGGTCAAAAGCGCTGAAGGACACGCTGTCATGAGGGACTGAACACTAAAGGGGTCTTCTCTATGATCTCATTTCCTGTTCGTTTGCTTCCTGCATGTTAGATGCATTTGCTGGACAaagatttttcaaatattaaaacacAGTGAAGAAGTTTCAAATTAATAACAGATAATTATGCAAGGCTgccaggtttatttattttaatgaggcttttttcctttattaaatctttattattattattattatgagatcACAAAAAAGTTGTATAACTCTAACATTTTATACTTAATTGATATTAAGTTAGAAAACATGCTTATGGAAGATTGCAATGTGTATGAACTGCGCTATAAAGAGATGGCAGTCCTCTCAATGACCCCAAACTGAAAATGATCAAACTACCGGTACTTCACACAgtattaaataaatcaacattaatGCAGTACAACAGGAAACAGTGACTGAACATGATTTCTTCAGGAGAAGAGCTGATTTATAGTGTAATGCTTTACATAGGGATGATAATACAATGACTTACACCATGTGTTTGCCAGGTACTTCAAAAATACCATGCTACCATGATTGTTAGTGCATTAGAAACTACTCAAAGTATCTTTATCAAATAAGAGATCACCAACTCAAAGAACACGGTGAATCAACACTgattaaactcaataatatcaGTGATCAGACACCGAGATGTCAAACACTGCTATCAGGTGACTTTAGTAACACAGAAGAGAGTTTCACTGCAAGCTAACCCATTTGTAACCTGTAAATATCTAACACATAACATCTGGAGTACTGTTATCCTTGCCTTTATTAATGACTTAACTGAAGAGCTTCATATGGGTTTATTTCtctagcattagcattagcgATATCAAAACAAAGACAAACCGCCTAACTTATGTTTAAGCCAAACATACATCATTATATTGACTTTCAAACTCATATCTGGTACATGCAGTCCTAACAATAACACAGCAGCCTATAACCGAACTATTACGACGAGTTAGTCACTCCGGCTAATGTAACGTTAACGATATTAGCAAGACAAACACAGTCAGCCTCATTGGTCACTGCTTCACTAAATCTAGGCTCTTCCGTCCGTGCAGTGGACGCGTTTACATGTTAATTTCATAGAGATGTTTCCATAAGATAATGGGGAGGTAAGATCTCACCGTTGTCAGTCCATAAGGAGTGGTTTTACTGTAGTAAACAGGTTTGTGCTAGCAGACGCTAACGGCGCGTTCGAGAGGCGGCTAGGCACGTAAGTTCAACGCTTTGCGTGCGCGCACTCGCTTCACACGGGGCCGCGCGCGTCAGTGTCCGTTCTCCTGTCCAGAAACAAGAGAGAGAGTTATGAGCACTGAAACACCGTGACCAAAAGATCACGGGCACGAGCACAAAACACGTGATAAGACATGATTAGAAGTGAcaacgtttaaaaaaataaagttatgttTCATGAGATTCTGACGATTTTTACATTTGACCATTTGAGACTGTCAATTaggttataaataattaaaatttattcTGAATTTCCACTCATATGAAACAGGTGAGCGTGCGGACCattgcaacattttttttgcattagaaAGTCAAAATTTTAATACAATATCTGTCCGCTCACTCTCCCACACTGCTGTTTGTGCATATGTGTACAATTTATAGTTGATAGACAAAGTAAAATTGCAACTGACctttattaaaacttaattaaaatgaggCTATGATtgttaatataattgtatatgttaacatgcaataaaaaaaatgaaatatatcagtctgtgtgtaatgaatgaatataatacacaagtttcactttttgaatggaattagttaaataaatcaactttttgatgattttcTGTGGCAGCTGTCTTCCAGGAAGGACGATGGGCTAGCTGAGTATATAATATAGATCACAGGAGGAGTACACCCAACTGCATGCTGATTGAGATTGAAATAATGCCAGAAACTACACTACAATAGAATATTTACTCTTGATTGTCATTGTAAAGCTAATGCTGTAATAGTGCAATAATATTTGATTGTGGCAGAAAATACCAAATATGCCCGTTAACAGGAAGCTCACTTTCACTTTTAGATAATCAATTCACTGATTGTCTTTCAGAAATATATGCATAAACTGCAACTTCATTTCACGGTTTCcacgtaaaaaaagaaagaaaatgcagtACAATTAAATCAGCAAATTGATATccacaattcaaaataaaattattaacgtAAATAACAATTATGGCATATATCAAACTGCATTTGAAAGTTTAGAAGAAAGTCAATCTTGTTTACCTCATATTTTACTACTGACTGATTTCTCTTCAATCATTTTAAACCATTTCATTAATGATTCCTGGATGTTTTGATTGGCTAATGGTTTTAAGTcaattatttctatcttttgaaaTATCAATTTACATTTCCAAATTGTAGTAATCCAGTGTGATTTTTTTGTATGACGTTCAGCCAGTGctgcacagagatctgatctgaacATCTatgaacaaactgagacagactcaatccagaagaactgaagaaacctgcaaagctacagtgctgtgcaaagttttaggcacacgtgtaaaaatgctttaaaatgagATCAATTAGctaaatcaaataaacatttgGTGCGACCTCCCTTTGTCTTTAAAACAGCTTTTGCCCTCGGTGTActtccacagttcttctggattgagtctgtctcggTTTGTTCAtagatgatcagatcagatcagatctctgtgtgcagcaCTGGCTCATCTTCATAcagaaatctcactggattattactaATAATGGCTAAGTGAATGTTTGGACATGTAAACTGATaattactactgacacactacagcaaaagatacaaataactgacttaaaaccattttcaaTCTGATGAAAATACTATTGTTCTAATCATGTTGGCCGCCACTGTGTGTACCACCATTCATTCGTAAACAGGAGCATTTATTCACATTTGTGAAGATATGTCATGAAGACTTCAAGAGACCTTGCcaggtatgaaaaaaaaatcacttaatttgCCTTTATCTGCCACTGGAGTAATTCACACAATAAGATCCTCAAATAACTCCCGATTATGATCATAAAAAGACATCCGATATGATGATCTTCTGAGTGAAGGAGAAGCAGCCAGCAGGACACACGAAGCATCCTTCAATACTGTTTATTTGTGTTACGCATCCCAAGATGCTCCTCGTGAGGGTTTCTGACAGAAGTGTGCTCCGCAGGACTCCAGACAAACGCTGGCCACTGAAGAAGCACTAACATTTTCACTTCATAATTCTCATGCTTCATACTTTTGTTTTAACGTCTCCACAATGtggaaaatatcaataaataacgAGTAGGTGTGTCCAAATGATTTTTGTGttggagcagttaaacagttaaaggaatagttcactgagAAGTGAACGTTTATTCAGCCCTAGACCTtcaaagatgagtttgtttcttcaacagaacagatttggaggaatTAAGcaaagtggtgtggattactgtgatgtttctctcattctgacggcacccattcacggcAGAGCATCTATTTGCTGAGACAccgatgcaatgctacatttctccaaacctgattaATCTTCATCAGTTTCAATCAGTATAGTTTCatcaatttcatttttgggtgaactattcctttaacttgtCCAGTCATGTGTGATAACATACATAGTTCTTGAAATATTTAGGTAAATtaaacaaaaccaacaaagagGAGTCACATgtcattgtttttctgtgtgtttgtggtgcGGAGACCTCTTAAGATCCCTGTTTAGTGCACAAAcagcagagagagtgtgtgtgtgtgtgtgtgtgtgtgtgagagtgagtgagagagagtctaGGGCATGGACATGGACAGCGCCGAGGCGTCAGTGCTGCGCGGGTCCTTCACACCGATGATCAGCTCATTGGTCCTCCGGGTCCCTTCTACCAGTGAGATGATGTCCACCTTACGCACATCATGACCCTTCTGCATCAGAGACTTCACATCGGCCTCCAGAAACTGAGCTGGACGGAGAACAAGAGAATTAAAGCAGAACTCCACCCTCAAAACTATCATCGAACAAAACAGTACTGCAGGGCTTCTGCTCTGAATCACACTTTcctcaaagaaaatacaaaacagtATACAGGgtttttttgcactaaacatttatTCAACTTCTCAGTTCAACATTGCGTTAGCATTGGTTTTATCCTCTATTGCTATGGGTTTTGCAGCAATGTTACCAACATACAGCATgtgaaaaatcatttaaaaacctGATTTGTGCTATTTTGCAGTTTTCCAAGCATGAAAATGGaacgtataaatatatatatgtttgtaactgttgattaattattaaatcgtatatttcaaatattgtttCAGATATTACTATGCTTACCAGGTTGAAtggtattaataataaaaacaagattATTTGTCTTTTGTAGAAAGCATCTAAATGAAGCACTTCTCGTCTCTAAATGTTCAGCTTTTTACATCTACACTAATTAATAGGTTTGGAGCTAgcaaattattttaagaaatgaatacttttattcagaaaggatgcattagattgatTCAAATGAACAGTAAATATAAAAATCGATTTCAAATcgatattaaaacagaaaaagttcTTTTAAATTTGTACCAATATTTCACATGACTGTTTTGACTGTATTTCTGATAAaacaaatacagccttgatgagcaaagGAGACTTCTTTCAGATACACAGAATGTCAACACATTTGcccatgattatatatatatatatgaataaaggAAAGAACAGGTGTACAGGATGCAGTAGATCAGAGAAGAGTCTGAAGTGTAATCCGGAGCACTTACAGTCCACCAGCAGGGTGTTGTTCTGGATGAAAGGATGCAGTCTGCCGTAGGACACGCTCTCACTCATGTTATTACGGGAGGACAACACATTGACCAGAACCTGCAAAAACAGCAGAACATGTGCTCACTGCTCGAGTCTGATGTCAGTAAGTGAATGAGAGTCCATGCACAGTGAAGACGGCTGACCTGCGTGATGCCGCTCAGCGCCCGCTCGCCGTTAGAGGAGCCCAGCGCCACGTATGTGCCACACACCCCGATGGACGGCCGCACCACGATCGGCGTCAGGAACGAGGCCGGCCTCTTGCCCGGCTCAATGCTGTTACGCTGAGGAGAACAATCCTCACACACGTCACACACGGAGGAAAACTGCTACTTTAACGGCGAGTCCCTTACTGTAGTCTATACAGCGAAAAACTATAACACAGGACTGTCCTGGTCCTGTTCAGATTCAACACATTTGCCTAGAAGCTTCCAGAAAACAacgtttacccccccccccaaaaagtgTAATCGATAGCCTGTTTTACACTTTATAAACGACATGAtaacattgttattttttaagagaAAGCGGAGTATCTCATGACTTTATTACCGGCAAATGTCACGTTACTATTTAATTACAGACGTTGTGTAAGACTGTCTATTgtataaaaatactgatgttttctttctttggttATACCTGAAATTAGACTAGAATTGTATTTACTATTATGAAAAAATACTTCCCATGGCACGTGTTGGTGAGTGCGTACCAGATTGAGAGCTGCAGAGCGGTGTGTTTTGTTGGGCCAGGAGAAGTCCAGCATCTGACTGTTCAGGAGGATCCCAGACGACGTCACCATGCGGCTTCCAAACGGACGGTTTAGAGAGCTAAAACATTCATTGAATCATTAAACATTTGCGGTGTTTCGAAGTTTAGTTCTTCTTCTAGTGTTTCTGAGCACTTTGATTAGCTGCTTCAGCTGTGTTTGACTGgggagcaggactggacaccgCTGCTATTGGGGTTTACACATATACAAACACTGGTGGAGTAAGGCACCTCATAACAGACACGATCAAGTCATCAGTGCCCATGACCATGAGCTGGCTGGCCACAGCGCCCTCCTGCAGCTCGTACGACGGGGTGTAGAGCTCAGCCGCAGACGCCTGGGAGTCACTGATCTTCTGCCGGAGCACAGCAGCCTGCTCTTTACTGTCAGAAACACACAGTGAACACTGCACTCACTGCTGCTGAAATAATCATGTTTGGATTCAATAATCACCTGAGCATCTGCGTCACCAGCTCAGAAACCGATGAATCAAACATGGGGTCTCCCAGTCCACTGGCTTGAGACAAAGCGATCTTCAGAGACTACACAGGGAGGAAATTAAACACGGGAGTTTTTAAACAATAGTATTAACTGATTAACACTGAAAATTATTTTATCGcgcgttaaagggatactccaccccaaaattaacccttgtggattgttcaaattcactaccctttcgagtttttcgggatgaaaacatccactcaattaaactgctgtaaaaatgtatcagattcatattttttttgcataaatctgttaaatcAACCttagtcctgatcaaaactaccaaatgtttttaaactgtaaaaaatacatttttttacctcttcccaaaagtgaaaaccacaaacaatcgagaatgcatgattatatggtgtcatggctttgctattaaaaaatgtcgttataatggaagtcaatggggcaaaaacagccaccaacaacaaattagggagaaaaaatttaaatctaatgctgcacaaaacctaacaatgcatcaaagccaatcttgttactaatctttgacatgcccaagactgtgataaaaggtaaaaaaaaatccagtccacaatcactttttatattgaaaaaatttaattttgtgtgttttttttccccaaatcagtgccatcatttatgaacttggcaattaaagagttaaaatcttggatttttttttttatttggtagttttgatcaggactgaggttgattaatagatttatgcaaaaaaattgaaaaaaatatttatctgatacatttttacagcagtttaatttagtggatgttttcatccacgaacatgccgaaagggtagtgaatttgcccacagtgtaccattgagtttttgaaaaatttcaaagcattttcccaaaatatgggtcaaaataagatttgtcaccaaaaatcattccattagctcaaacacagagaaagttgtggccaaaataagactcaaatttaccccctagtggacaaaAACGTCCCAAACAACACACAAGGGTTAAAAAACTGTCATTAATCACCCGCCCCCCTCCccccaatgtcgttccaaacccataaaagctcagttcgtcttcggaacacaatttaagatatttggaTGAAAACATGGAGGCTTCAGactgtaaataacagtgtcaaggtccaggaaaggtatgaaaagcatcgtcagaatactccatctgccatcagacgtgcaatctgggttatatgaagctaCGGGAACactttgtaagcgaagaaaacaaaaacaatggctttattcaataattccttagtcaacagtctcctctgtgtctctccagatcacattattttagttttcttcacttacaaaaacATGTTCCTGGAACATCATTCCAATCAACACATCAGAAGTGAGGATACGTTgtcaagaaatgtcagttttaggcttacaatcagggttaggttattaaccaatcatttccctctgattttaggaataaattacgggtagggttaggtttaaagGGTAGGGATTgagttaaatctatatttttagacagtaatgttgatccaggaacatgtcttacttttAAAAGCATTACTAGTTTTGAGCATAACAGTGCAATTAATTGCAGATAataatgcgattaatcacgattaaaaaTTGTAaccgttgcccagcactaaaatgtatatatatatatatatatatgtgtgtgtgtgtgtgtgtgtgtgtgtgtgtgtgtgtgtgtgtgtgtgtgtgtataaacattattttagctagttggcaaagcaacatttctcattttcatttagtttaacttgatgtactaaactacaactgaaattaattaaaaacatacggaaataaaaaataatcaaaatgactaaaatcaaactaaaataaattgaaaacttaaaaacattaaagaaaaaaaaaaaacagatctcaCTCATGTTCTTTAGGTTGAATTACATTTAGGTAAAATGGCCACCCAGTGCGTCACATTTCAACCGTCGCGGAGTCCCTCGAAACTCAAAAGCGTGCTCAAAGTCTTGTGTTTCGTTTCAATAAAACCCTTAATTGccgtttttttttccttaaacaaATCAGCCAACTTGGAAAGGTTTAACCAGGATTTAAATAAAGTTGTGAACCCAGGGTaaagtgtattgtgaaaagcCATATAAAATATGCCATAAAGTCAAAACTGACTTAATCTATTGGATGGAGATCAAGACAAGAGAAACAGCAGGAAGAAATTAAGCATAAATACATGACTATGGCGCTTTATTTAAATCACCTCAGCGGTCCAGTGCTGAATGCTGCTCCTGGACGCCTGGCGTGTGATGTTAAAGCCCTCCAGGATGTTGAGAGCGGACAGCAGGGCGGCTCCTGCGTGGGGCGGAGGGGGAACTAACACCTGGTAGCCTGTCAGAGACCCAAATACTGCTGAGGTACTCAAGACTACAGGAGCTGCTCAACTTACTGCAGAACTGAGCCAGCAACAGGACATCCAGAAGTGTTATGATAACTCATGCAGCAGTAGTCTCGTCTACACTGATCGAATGACATTACCATAAGCATTATAATGACTCCACCACAGAGAAAAGCTGttctcaaaacacttcataaattaaaataaaccattCAACccgctttaaaataaaaaaaactttcatcaGCCAACATGATGCTCATTTTACTATCTGCATTTCATATAACACCGCTTATAATTTACAAGGGAAACAATAGACCTTTATCATAATTCATGAGTCATCGCTCAAACTGCACAGCAGAAACAAAACAGAGATACCGTCCAGAAGTAAATTAAGTTTTGGTACTTAAGCACATATATAATATCAGCTACTTTAATACATTAGTATATTTCTTATGAACTAGTTTAACTGTTACTCCGCCTGTTTCCAAACAAACATCTTCACCTCAGCATGACTATCGTGTGCTTTAGAAAGTTCAGCTGAATTGCAGCGTTGTCAAATTACAGCTGCAGTTCCCGTCTACCCAGTTTGGAGAAGTCAAATAACAACAGCAACCGTGCACTATTGTGAAACTGAAGGGGTTCGATTGCTCTTCTGTCTGGACTCTGTGTGTCACAGGCAATAGACTAACTACTGCACTTAATACAGTAATAAACTGCGTTTTAACCATCTAGAGGCTCTTTTAGAGCAGCTCGATGTGTGTTTACCCTGGTAAAGACTTTGCAGTGGCTTCTGTATGACAGTGGTGTAGTTTCTGAAGTCATCCTCCGTCAGCACACCTCCTTTAGCTTCAACCTGGCCTCAAAAACACACGATATTAATATGATCATATAATAGTTCTTGGTAAAACAAAGAACAGAACTACAAATAGTTACAAATACGAGTATCAGAAAGATTTGAATGATCTGATaggtttttaaaaaaactaaaaccattcaAAATTGAAGTTAAAACTTGGGAAAAAAACccctgaatgaatgaaaaaaaaaagtatatctcAGTAGGGGATGTACCactgatgtcatttcctgtgtCAGATTCCCGCTGTAGAACTCGGAGACTCCATTGGCTGCAATCCTGTCCAAAACAGCAGCTAAATCCAGCCGTTTAGTGAAGAGTCCCGCGGGGGGAGCCTGAGCGTTCGGCAGGAACACGTCTCTGAACGCATCCGACACGTTCTGCTCCTTCACCTCGGACAGCGCGGCAGCTGCCACATACACCAAACCGCTCACAAGTCAACATAAACATATCACATTTACTATCTTCCTGTGCAAACGTACTGATAGCCTGGACAGCCTCGTTCTCTTTCCAGACCTTTCCTGATGAATGCTCACCCAGCTCATGCGTCACATTGAATCCAGTCCTCGCCACATCGGCAGCCATCGTGACCACGTCTTTCCACAGCAACctcgaggagagagagagaaacagcccGTCAGACATCATTAACCCCTGTTCCTCATCAAACATGCGTTATTATAATGAAACATtcagcttgttttctttcagtttcgGTGGCTTAGTCTCTAACTGTGCTGTTGTGAGGCAAGAGAAGCTGAAGTGTCAGATCTGTGTATGCTCAGCTGTATCTTGAACTGTACTGTACCTCCCATAGAGCTGATGAGCTCGGTGTAGTCCACGGATCATCCCGGGAACAGCCACTAACAGACCTGACTAACAGACAAAGACAGCTCGTGAAAACACCTGCACTTATTCATCATCCGCTTTGGGTTTATAACATCAGCGCAGGACACACTTAAAGACGAGATGAACGCAGATCAATCTTTACCTTCTGATGAACATGTAACATCATGTCCTGGTGAATCCCGGAGGGAGCCGTCTCCCGGAAGTCAATGACCCGGCTCTCATTCCTGCGGATGTCATGGACCAGCATCACGCCGCCGCTGAGAAGAAAGAGCTCACCGTTTCTCATCCATCACACACCAAATCCATTTCTCTACCCCTGCACGTGTGCCTTCTTACAAAACGGTCTACAGGATTTCTGGAAACGGTCACCAGTGAATGTCCATGACCTTTCCAGTTATGGAAAAGATGCTTTAACAGAGATTCTTGGCCAGACTTTCAATAGAACATTTCAACAATTACAACAAAGACGAACATCATACACTGTTTCGCATTCCTTTGTGAGCAAGTTTTATTCTAGAtgagcctgaaggacttgatcgggtgtgtttaattagggttgaagacACACCCTTCCTGCAAGcatttttctgcacacacacacacacacacacacacacacacacacacacacacacacacacactcttcttctCTAGCTCGCTTTCTAATCTAGGTGTCTAATAACATTGCATTGTGCAAATGCTGATGAATTGCTTTGTTCCTCTTTCTGTAAGTGGCCTGGGATAAAAGCCTCTGCTGAACACATGAGTGCAGCGCTCGTACCCGCCGATGCCCGAGGTGTGTGGATGGGTGATGCCCAGGCAGAGCGAAGCGGCTATAGCAGCATCCACGCTGGAGCCCTGCTTGGCCAGAACCTCAAAGCCCAGAGACGTGCAGCGGGCCACATCCGTCACCACCGCCGCCTGGTTATACACCTGAGCACAGAACAGAAGAAAATAATCCATTCTTATCTAATTCTTTATTTGCATTTGATCTTCCACCATCCAAAAGTCATAGGTTTGATCGGACAGAATAGTATTAATTAGTGCTGCCAACCAATGAAAAAATCAATCCATCACacatttttctgtaattaatcaCTTATTAATTAAAGGGGGCCAATGAAATATAGACCAAATTACAGACGTTTTCGTTAGAAGCATTtttttgcattcctatttattaaacatacatatttataaagccattagtcaaaagtttgggatcagta is a genomic window of Carassius carassius chromosome 46, fCarCar2.1, whole genome shotgun sequence containing:
- the LOC132128879 gene encoding glutathione hydrolase 7-like, with product MMYSPAADAGVTVVEKDPALSGAYSPVDYMSITSFPGLPEDEASADNILRSRKDNETSLSEQDTDPDLFLQRLPSSASDLASRDFSPLRETSRDPLAQDCACTRDGLTVIITACLTFATGVTVALIMQIYFGDPQVYNQAAVVTDVARCTSLGFEVLAKQGSSVDAAIAASLCLGITHPHTSGIGGGGVMLVHDIRRNESRVIDFRETAPSGIHQDMMLHVHQKSGLLVAVPGMIRGLHRAHQLYGRLLWKDVVTMAADVARTGFNVTHELAAALSEVKEQNVSDAFRDVFLPNAQAPPAGLFTKRLDLAAVLDRIAANGVSEFYSGNLTQEMTSVVEAKGGVLTEDDFRNYTTVIQKPLQSLYQGYQVLVPPPPHAGAALLSALNILEGFNITRQASRSSIQHWTAESLKIALSQASGLGDPMFDSSVSELVTQMLSKEQAAVLRQKISDSQASAAELYTPSYELQEGAVASQLMVMGTDDLIVSVMSSLNRPFGSRMVTSSGILLNSQMLDFSWPNKTHRSAALNLRNSIEPGKRPASFLTPIVVRPSIGVCGTYVALGSSNGERALSGITQVLVNVLSSRNNMSESVSYGRLHPFIQNNTLLVDSQFLEADVKSLMQKGHDVRKVDIISLVEGTRRTNELIIGVKDPRSTDASALSMSMP